One window of Diabrotica undecimpunctata isolate CICGRU unplaced genomic scaffold, icDiaUnde3 ctg00002860.1, whole genome shotgun sequence genomic DNA carries:
- the LOC140432112 gene encoding phenoloxidase 1-like, which yields MIESSILSPNRDFYGDIHNMGHIFISYIHDPDHRHLESFGVMGDSATAMRDPIFYRWHAYIDDIFQNFKSSLPRYTYQQLNYPGVTVDNVTIESSQGQPNILTTFWKQSDVDLSRGMDFQPRGAVFVRFTHLDHHEFKYRITVSNNGSAKQGTCRIFMAPKHDERGNPWLFRDQKHMFIELDKFKVSLKQGKNIITRNSTDSSVTIPFERTFRDLDTTRPEGGERLAQFNFCGCGWPQHMLIPMGNTDSPGFQCELFVMISNWRDDAINQDNQGVCNDADSYCGLKDKLYPDKRSMGYPFDRQPRDNVDTLADFLTPNMRVQQVNIMFSNKTYRPRQA from the exons ATGATCGAATCCAGTATTCTTTCACCCAATAGAGATTTTTATGGAGATATACATAACATGGGCCACATATTTATTTCATATATACACGATCCAGACCATAGACATCTA GAATCTTTTGGAGTGATGGGTGATTCCGCAACTGCTATGCGCGATCCTATATTTTATAGATGGCACGCATATATTGATGacattttccaaaattttaaatCATCCTTGCCTAGATACACGTATCAACAG ctTAATTACCCAGGAGTTACAGTCGACAATGTAACAATAGAATCATCGCAAGGACAGCCTAACATTTTAACTACCTTCTGGAAACAATCTGATGTTGATCTATCTCGCGGAATGGACTTCCAACCACGCGGTGCAGTGTTTGTTCGTTTTACTCATTTGGACCACCATGAATTTAAATACCGAATTACAGTTTCAAATAACGGATCAGCTAAACAAGGAACATGCAGAATATTTATGGCTCCCAAACACGATGAAAGGGGCAATCCATGGTTATTTAGAGATCAGAAACACATGTTTATTGAACTTGATAAGTTCAAAGTTAGTT TGAAACAAGGCAAAAACATAATAACCCGTAATTCCACGGATTCTTCCGTAACCATACCCTTTGAAAGGACCTTCCGTGACTTAGATACCACAAGGCCCGAAGGAGGTGAACGTTTGGCTCAATTTAATTTCTGCGGATGTGGTTGGCCCCAACATATGCTGATACCTATGGGTAATACTGACAGTCCTGGATTTCAATGCGAACTTTTTGTTATGATTTCCAACTGGAGAGATGATGCT ATAAATCAAGATAACCAAGGTGTTTGCAATGACGCTGACAGCTATTGTGGTTTGAAAGATAAGCTATATCCTGATAAACGTTCCATGGGTTATCCATTTGACAGACAGCCAAGAGACAATGTAGATACTTTGGCAGACTTCCTAACCCCTAACATGAGAGTTCAACAAGTTAATATTATGTTCTCTAATAAAACCTACAGGCCAAGACAAGCATAA